A stretch of the Aegilops tauschii subsp. strangulata cultivar AL8/78 chromosome 4, Aet v6.0, whole genome shotgun sequence genome encodes the following:
- the LOC109779406 gene encoding peroxisomal membrane protein 11-1 yields the protein MGSLEATRAELGLAVLYLNKAEARDKICRAIQYGSKFISNGQPGTAQNVDKSTTLARKVFRLLKWVNDLHALISPAAKGTPLTLVLLGKSKNALLSTFLFLDQFVWLGRSGIYQNKERTDRIARMSLYCWMASSVCASLVELGELKRLSKAMRKRAKELRGADKYEDEQYLGKMKQSDDRLLALVKAGMDVVVAVGLLQLAPKKITPRVTGAFGFVTSLISCYQQLPSRAPLAKLKA from the exons ATGGGCTCGTTGGAGGCGACGCGGGCGGAGCTGGGGCTGGCGGTGCTGTACCTGAACAAGGCGGAGGCTCGGGACAAGATCTGCAGGGCCATCCAGTACGGCTCCAAGTTCATCAGCAACGGCCAGCCCGGCACCGCGCAGAACGTCGACAAGTCCACCACCTTGGCTCGCAAGGTCTTCCGCCTCCTCAAG TGGGTGAACGATCTGCACGCCCTCATCAGCCCGGCCGCCAAAGGGACCCCTCTCACGCTGGTCTTGCTTGGGAAG TCCAAGAATGCGTTGCTGTCGACCTTCCTGTTCCTGGACCAGTTCGTGTGGCTAGGAAGATCGGGGATTTACCAG AACAAGGAGCGCACGGACCGCATCGCCAGGATGTCCCTCTACTgctggatggcctcctccgtctgTGCAAGTCTAGTCGAG CTTGGTGAGCTCAAGAGACTATCAAAGGCGATGAGGAAGCGCGCCAAGGAGCTTAGGGGCGCCGACAAATACGAG GACGAGCAGTACCTGGGGAAGATGAAGCAGTCGGACGACCGGCTGCTGGCGCTGGTGAAGGCGGGCATGGACGTGGTGGTGGCCGTGGGGCTGCTGCAGCTGGCGCCCAAGAAGATCACCCCCAGGGTCACCGGGGCCTTCGGCTTCGTCACCTCCCTCATCTCCTGCTACCAG CAACTCCCGTCCCGCGCTCCCCTGGCCAAACTCAAGGCGTGA